One window of the Salvia miltiorrhiza cultivar Shanhuang (shh) chromosome 6, IMPLAD_Smil_shh, whole genome shotgun sequence genome contains the following:
- the LOC130989696 gene encoding receptor-like protein kinase FERONIA isoform X2, with the protein MIINTNTMNGNMNLCQLSLATLYLCLLITITVVTSNPTYFTVGISINCGSSKTSAARSGKEWQGDIQPRFSASLQLKGSSMISTVIHKLTSADPVPHKTARLSRSQFSYLFQVNPGQKIIRLHFNSATYRGFEGIVDLFSVEAGPFTLLSDFSASLTADALGLDTFVKEFSVNIQENQHLIISFSPKSSQTLDTYAFINGIEIIGGYGVLASSNPLPPAQVSPSQIIRAFLASLVRRNATAAIVITIVSLLSIIVHKLREIWEDSSTEEENKPSPKAARFCRRFSLAEIQQATRYFCKERLIGRGGFGNVYRGLIDEGQTTVAIKKLNPNSMQGAREFLTEIETLSELRHVNLVSLIGYCNEHGEMILVYDYMAGGTLGNHIYKPSRKRRHISSLTWKQRLNICIGAGRGLDYLHTGHGVIHRDVKASNILLDEDLVAKVSDFGLAKPEDGRKLQTHVSTNVKGTRGYLDPHYFHTRKLTRKSDTYAFGVVLFEVLCGRPAVDLGVTEDEQILSMWAQDKNSKGEVDQIVDLNLRDEISPDSLKIFVELAERCLEDEPNNRPTMSQVVQQLELALEQQESKRILASNETSSSYEETGQSADSGQSSVSNIELQILTCTPKGQTSHQVADTKVSRFWSRNRSNSSRETELLLSEIREANLKVTVFDWHTLSVATNRFSSSNEVGKGGFGHVYKGVLPTGQVVAVKRHSTSPAQSLKEFKNEILLLPNLHHQNVIKLLGYCIHGRESLLVYEFMENISLDTFIGDKKRQHFPWPVRFNIIKGIARGLVYLHQGSRFRVIHGDPKSSNILLDHEMVPKISDFGFSMKLLEHDSELETGIAAGTNFGVVILEIVSGHTAWRSYTLSKMNIHDYARKLRSDGKVLDLVDGSLGGEFPADEALRCIRVGLRCTLEHPHDRPSMRSVLKMLEKEAL; encoded by the exons ATGATTATCAACACCAACACCATGAATGGTAACATGAATCTGTGCCAACTCTCACTTGCTACACTATATCTCTGCTTGCTCATCACAATCACCGTCGTAACTAGTAATCCGACTTACTTCACAGTCGGCATCTCCATCAATTGTGGCTCATCTAAAACTTCTGCAGCACGCAGCGGAAAGGAATGGCAAGGAGATATACAACCAAGATTCTCTGCCTCGCTGCAGTTAAAGGGCTCATCAATGATTTCCACTGTCATCCATAAGTTGACCTCTGCAGATCCTGTTCCCCACAAGACAGCCCGGCTCTCGCGTTCCCAGTTCTCCTACCTGTTTCAAGTCAACCCAGGACAGAAAATTATCCGCCTTCACTTCAATTCCGCTACATATAGAGGCTTTGAAGGGATAGTCGACTTATTCTCCGTTGAAGCCGGTCCCTTTACCTTGCTGAGTGACTTTAGCGCTTCGCTCACTGCTGATGCTCTTGGATTGGATACCTTTGTGAAGGAGTTTTCTGTAAACATACAAGAAAACCAACACCTCATCATAAGCTTCTCTCCCAAAAGTAGTCAAACATTAGATACGTACGCCTTCATAAATGGCATCGAGATTATAGGTGGCTATGGGGTCCTGGCTAGTTCAAATCCCCTGCCTCCTGCTCAGGTTTCACCATCCCAGATAATCCGAGCTTTCCTTGCATCTCTTGTTCGTAGAAATGCAACTGCAGCTATAGTAATAACAATAGTATCTTTATTAAGTATCATTGTTCACAAGCTTAGAGAAATCTGGGAAGATAGCAGCACTGAGGAAGAAAACAAACCATCACCCAAGGCTGCACGATTCTGCCGTCGTTTTTCTCTAGCTGAGATCCAACAGGCAACCAGATATTTCTGCAAGGAGCGTTTAATTGGAAGGGGTGGGTTTGGTAATGTCTACAGAGGCCTCATTGATGAAGGCCAAACGACTGTCGCTATTAAGAAGTTAAATCCAAACTCTATGCAGGGGGCACGTGAGTTTTTGACAGAAATTGAAACACTTTCTGAGTTGCGACATGTTAATCTAGTTTCTCTGATAGGCTACTGCAATGAGCATGGGGAAATGATTCTCGTTTATGATTATATGGCTGGTGGGACACTGGGGAATCACATCTACAAACCTTCAAGGAAAAGACGCCACATTTCTTCTCTCACGTGGAAACAACGCCTTAATATCTGCATTGGGGCCGGTCGGGGGTTAGACTATCTCCACACGGGCCATGGAGTGATACATCGCGATGTAAAAGCTTCAAACATCCTTCTGGATGAAGACTTGGTAGCTAAAGTTTCTGATTTTGGTCTGGCAAAACCTGAGGATGGAAGAAAGTTACAAACTCATGTTAGCACAAATGTTAAAGGCACGAGGGGTTATTTAGACCCACATTATTTCCACACTCGTAAACTAACAAGGAAAAGTGACACGTACGCGTTTGGGGTAGTGTTGTTTGAAGTATTGTGTGGGAGACCAGCAGTGGATTTAGGGGTAACAGAGGACGAGCAGATTTTGAGCATGTGGGCTCAAGATAAGAACAGCAAGGGAGAAGTTGATCAGATTGTAGATTTGAACTTGAGGGATGAGATTTCTCCAGATAGCCTCAAGATATTTGTGGAGCTTGCTGAAAGGTGCTTAGAGGACGAACCGAACAACCGGCCAACGATGTCCCAAGTTGTGCAGCAGCTTGAGCTTGCACTTGAGCAACAGGAAAGCAAACGAATTTTGGCTTCGAATGAGACATCAAGTTCATATGAAGAAACTGGACAATCAGCTGACTCAGGGCAGTCATCAGTGTCCAATATAGAACTGCAAATTCTCACATGCACCCCGAAAGGGCAAACTAGCCACCAGGTGGCTGATACTAAGGTATCAAGATTTTGGTCGCGGAATAGAAGTAATTCATCCAGGGAAACTGAACTATTACTATCAG AAATCAGAGAAGCAAATCTAAAAGTGACAGTATTTGATTGGCATACACTTTCAGTTGCTACTAATCGTTTCTCCTCCTCAAATGAAGTTGGAAAGGGTGGATTTGGTCATGTTTACAAG GGTGTGCTACCTACAGGACAAGTAGTTGCCGTGAAAAGGCATTCGACATCTCCTGCGCAATCACTCAAGGAGTTCAAAAATGAAATTCTTTTGCTTCCCAATCTTCACCATCAAAACGTTATCAAACTACTTGGCTACTGCATTCATGGCAGAGAGTCACTCCTTGTATATGAGTTCATGGAAAACATAAGTCTAGATACATTTATAG GTGACAAGAAACGGCAACACTTTCCATGGCCAGTACGGTTCAACATCATAAAGGGGATAGCTCGAGGACTTGTTTATCTACATCAAGGTTCTAGATTCAGAGTCATTCACGGAGATCCCAAATCAAGCAACATTTTACTGGACCATGAGATGGTTCCTAAAATTTCAGACTTTGGCTTTTCTATGAAATTGTTAGAACATGACTCCGAACTAGAAACAGGAATAGCTGCAGGTACCAA CTTCGGAGTTGTGATACTGGAGATTGTGAGTGGGCACACAGCATGGAGATCTTATACGCTAAGCAAGATGAACATTCATGACTAT GCACGGAAACTGCGAAGTGATGGGAAAGTGCTAGACCTGGTAGATGGCTCACTTGGTGGGGAATTTCCAGCCGATGAAGCACTGAGGTGCATTCGAGTTGGTTTGCGGTGcaccttagagcatccacacGACCGACCAAGCATGCGTAGTGTGCTCAAAATGTTGGAGAAAGAGGCCCTCTGA
- the LOC130989698 gene encoding putative receptor-like protein kinase At5g39000, which produces MNSCLISVGLLLFLCFFITFSSWSNNQADFTGDVSINCGSTGASAARNGDQWLGDVRSKISPPLQLRGSSAASAAINQLSSADPVPHKTARISRSQFSYAFQLKAGQKIIRLHFNPTPYRGFKGLRDFFTVEAGPFTLLGNFSASLTAGALRVNTLSKEFCLNIRENQQLIITFTPSRSQDTYAFINGIEIISVPATLSYFDGGDIGLRVIGQNSMVYVDDSTALEIVHWQRIKQDIVQSSGDFDGVFPKWARQRANKVRSKSWKVAVEVGFRYLVRLHFKNAGAGGGGGAMFKILINEMVAHTDTEMARGRDQDSSIPLYRDYMVPMRGQKQNGRRDILISLQLFDERRDGVEVLAGFEVVKLSNPDDSLASPNPIPPRSRRIPNLLGYQNATATIAIAAISLLNILVHKLREIWEARSSDKEEQKPSGKDERDCRRFSLAEIESATTNFSDGIGQGGFGKVYKGLIDHGQTTVAVKRLKLESRQGDREFRTEVETLSQLRHINLVFLIGYCDEDREKILVYEYMPRGTLADHLYKNATDNRDYPSLSWKQRLKICIGAAQGLEYLHTGPGVIHRDVKASNILLDKNFVAKVSDFGLAKTEDRNKLQSHVSTLVKGTKGYLDPYYFKFWKLTSKSDIYSFGVVLLEVLCGRKAFDSGVSKEEQSLSSWAVRKINRGEVDRIVDSTLSEEISPNSLKTFVEVAKRCLHDEPKNRPTMSEVVLELEFALKQQDSNLSREMNEMASGGEDVHPTSTNGIHTYMQQCLNNVLGLGD; this is translated from the coding sequence ATGAATTCGTGTCTGATTTCAGTTGGTTTGCTATTATTTCTCTGCTTCTTCATCACATTCTCATCTTGGAGCAATAATCAAGCTGACTTCACAGGCGATGTTTCAATCAACTGCGGCTCTACTGGAGCTTCTGCAGCGCGCAATGGCGACCAATGGCTCGGAGACGTACGCTCAAAAATCTCTCCACCGCTGCAGTTAAGGGGCTCATCAGCCGCATCAGCTGCCATCAATCAGTTGAGCTCTGCCGATCCAGTTCCGCACAAGACGGCGAGAATCTCCCGCTCACAATTCTCATATGCATTTCAACTCAAAGCAGGTCAGAAAATCATCCGCCTTCACTTCAATCCCACTCCATACAGAGGGTTTAAAGGGTTGAGAGATTTTTTCACTGTTGAAGCCGGTCCCTTTACCTTGCTCGGTAATTTTAGCGCTTCACTTACTGCTGGTGCTCTTCGTGTGAACACTCTCTCTAAGGAGTTTTGTTTGAACATTCGAGAAAATCAACAACTCATCATAACTTTTACTCCTAGTCGATCACAAGATACATATGCTTTCATAAATGGGATTGAGATTATATCGGTGCCTGCAACTCTTTCCTACTTTGATGGTGGAGATATTGGACTCCGAGTTATTGGTCAGAATTCTATGGTCTATGTTGATGATAGCACTGCACTTGAGATAGTCCATTGGCAACGTATCAAACAGGATATTGTGCAGTCTAGTGGAGATTTCGATGGAGTTTTTCCCAAGTGGGCAAGACAAAGAGCAAACAAGGTAAGAAGTAAGAGCTGGAAAGTGGCGGTGGAGGTCGGATTCAGGTACTTGGTCAGGCTCCATTTCAAGAATGCAGGcgctggtggtggtggtggtgcaatGTTTAAAATCCTTATCAATGAAATGGTTGCTCACACTGATACTGAAATGGCTAGAGGAAGGGATCAAGATAGCAGCATCCCTTTGTACAGGGACTACATGGTGCCGATGAGAGGGCAGAAACAGAATGGCAGACGCGATATCTTGATTTCGCTCCAATTATTTGATGAACGCAGAGATGGAGTTGAAGTCCTTGCAGGATTTGAAGTAGTTAAGTTGAGCAATCCCGACGACAGTCTAGCTAGTCCAAACCCCATCCCTCCACGATCTCGTAGAATCCCAAATTTGCTTGGCTATCAAAATGCAACTGCAACTATTGCAATAGCTGCAATATCTCTACTGAATATCCTTGTTCATAAACTGCGGGAGATTTGGGAAGCTAGGAGCAGTGATAAGGAGGAGCAGAAGCCATCAGGCAAGGATGAAAGAGATTGCCGCCGTTTCTCACTAGCTGAAATCGAATCGGCCACGACAAATTTCAGTGATGGAATTGGACAGGGTGGGTTTGGTAAAGTCTACAAAGGCCTCATTGATCACGGCCAAACAACCGTTGCTGTAAAGAGGTTGAAGTTGGAGTCCAGGCAAGGAGATCGTGAGTTTCGCACCGAGGTTGAAACGCTCTCTCAGCTACGACACATTAATCTCGTGTTTCTGATTGGCTATTGTGATGAGGACAGGGAAAAGATTCTTGTCTATGAGTACATGCCTCGTGGGACGCTGGCTGACCATCTCTACAAGAATGCAACGGACAACAGAGACTACCCTTCTCTTAGCTGGAAGCAACGCTTGAAGATATGCATTGGAGCTGCTCAAGGCCTTGAATATCTTCACACTGGCCCTGGAGTCATCCATCGAGATGTGAAGGCTTCAAACATCCTGCTGGATAAAAATTTCGTAGCTAAGGTGTCCGATTTTGGCTTGGCTAAAACTGAAGATAGAAACAAGTTACAGAGCCATGTTAGCACACTGGTTAAAGGCACAAAGGGTTACTTGGATCcatattatttcaaattttggaaACTAACAAGTAAAAGTGACATATATTCATTTGGGGTGGTTTTGTTGGAGGTGCTATGCGGGAGAAAAGCATTCGATTCAGGGGTTTCAAAGGAGGAGCAATCTTTGTCCAGCTGGGCTGTCCGTAAGATTAACAGAGGAGAAGTTGATCGGATTGTAGATTCAACTTTGAGCGAGGAAATCTCGCCAAATAGTTTGAAGACATTTGTGGAGGTTGCTAAGAGATGCTTGCACGATGAACCAAAGAATCGGCCAACAATGTCTGAAGTCGTGCTAGAACTTGAGTTTGCACTCAAGCAACAGGATAGCAACCTAAGCCGGGAAATGAATGAGATGGCGAGTGGTGGTGAGGACGTCCACCCTACTTCTACCAATGGAATACACACGTATATGCAGCAATGCCTCAATAATGTCCTAGGCTTGGGAGATTAG
- the LOC130989696 gene encoding receptor-like protein kinase FERONIA isoform X1 produces MIINTNTMNGNMNLCQLSLATLYLCLLITITVVTSNPTYFTVGISINCGSSKTSAARSGKEWQGDIQPRFSASLQLKGSSMISTVIHKLTSADPVPHKTARLSRSQFSYLFQVNPGQKIIRLHFNSATYRGFEGIVDLFSVEAGPFTLLSDFSASLTADALGLDTFVKEFSVNIQENQHLIISFSPKSSQTLDTYAFINGIEIIGGYGVLASSNPLPPAQVSPSQIIRAFLASLVRRNATAAIVITIVSLLSIIVHKLREIWEDSSTEEENKPSPKAARFCRRFSLAEIQQATRYFCKERLIGRGGFGNVYRGLIDEGQTTVAIKKLNPNSMQGAREFLTEIETLSELRHVNLVSLIGYCNEHGEMILVYDYMAGGTLGNHIYKPSRKRRHISSLTWKQRLNICIGAGRGLDYLHTGHGVIHRDVKASNILLDEDLVAKVSDFGLAKPEDGRKLQTHVSTNVKGTRGYLDPHYFHTRKLTRKSDTYAFGVVLFEVLCGRPAVDLGVTEDEQILSMWAQDKNSKGEVDQIVDLNLRDEISPDSLKIFVELAERCLEDEPNNRPTMSQVVQQLELALEQQESKRILASNETSSSYEETGQSADSGQSSVSNIELQILTCTPKGQTSHQVADTKVSRFWSRNRSNSSRETELLLSEIREANLKVTVFDWHTLSVATNRFSSSNEVGKGGFGHVYKGVLPTGQVVAVKRHSTSPAQSLKEFKNEILLLPNLHHQNVIKLLGYCIHGRESLLVYEFMENISLDTFIGDKKRQHFPWPVRFNIIKGIARGLVYLHQGSRFRVIHGDPKSSNILLDHEMVPKISDFGFSMKLLEHDSELETGIAAGTKFYISPERLKHGKVSVKSDVYSFGVVILEIVSGHTAWRSYTLSKMNIHDYARKLRSDGKVLDLVDGSLGGEFPADEALRCIRVGLRCTLEHPHDRPSMRSVLKMLEKEAL; encoded by the exons ATGATTATCAACACCAACACCATGAATGGTAACATGAATCTGTGCCAACTCTCACTTGCTACACTATATCTCTGCTTGCTCATCACAATCACCGTCGTAACTAGTAATCCGACTTACTTCACAGTCGGCATCTCCATCAATTGTGGCTCATCTAAAACTTCTGCAGCACGCAGCGGAAAGGAATGGCAAGGAGATATACAACCAAGATTCTCTGCCTCGCTGCAGTTAAAGGGCTCATCAATGATTTCCACTGTCATCCATAAGTTGACCTCTGCAGATCCTGTTCCCCACAAGACAGCCCGGCTCTCGCGTTCCCAGTTCTCCTACCTGTTTCAAGTCAACCCAGGACAGAAAATTATCCGCCTTCACTTCAATTCCGCTACATATAGAGGCTTTGAAGGGATAGTCGACTTATTCTCCGTTGAAGCCGGTCCCTTTACCTTGCTGAGTGACTTTAGCGCTTCGCTCACTGCTGATGCTCTTGGATTGGATACCTTTGTGAAGGAGTTTTCTGTAAACATACAAGAAAACCAACACCTCATCATAAGCTTCTCTCCCAAAAGTAGTCAAACATTAGATACGTACGCCTTCATAAATGGCATCGAGATTATAGGTGGCTATGGGGTCCTGGCTAGTTCAAATCCCCTGCCTCCTGCTCAGGTTTCACCATCCCAGATAATCCGAGCTTTCCTTGCATCTCTTGTTCGTAGAAATGCAACTGCAGCTATAGTAATAACAATAGTATCTTTATTAAGTATCATTGTTCACAAGCTTAGAGAAATCTGGGAAGATAGCAGCACTGAGGAAGAAAACAAACCATCACCCAAGGCTGCACGATTCTGCCGTCGTTTTTCTCTAGCTGAGATCCAACAGGCAACCAGATATTTCTGCAAGGAGCGTTTAATTGGAAGGGGTGGGTTTGGTAATGTCTACAGAGGCCTCATTGATGAAGGCCAAACGACTGTCGCTATTAAGAAGTTAAATCCAAACTCTATGCAGGGGGCACGTGAGTTTTTGACAGAAATTGAAACACTTTCTGAGTTGCGACATGTTAATCTAGTTTCTCTGATAGGCTACTGCAATGAGCATGGGGAAATGATTCTCGTTTATGATTATATGGCTGGTGGGACACTGGGGAATCACATCTACAAACCTTCAAGGAAAAGACGCCACATTTCTTCTCTCACGTGGAAACAACGCCTTAATATCTGCATTGGGGCCGGTCGGGGGTTAGACTATCTCCACACGGGCCATGGAGTGATACATCGCGATGTAAAAGCTTCAAACATCCTTCTGGATGAAGACTTGGTAGCTAAAGTTTCTGATTTTGGTCTGGCAAAACCTGAGGATGGAAGAAAGTTACAAACTCATGTTAGCACAAATGTTAAAGGCACGAGGGGTTATTTAGACCCACATTATTTCCACACTCGTAAACTAACAAGGAAAAGTGACACGTACGCGTTTGGGGTAGTGTTGTTTGAAGTATTGTGTGGGAGACCAGCAGTGGATTTAGGGGTAACAGAGGACGAGCAGATTTTGAGCATGTGGGCTCAAGATAAGAACAGCAAGGGAGAAGTTGATCAGATTGTAGATTTGAACTTGAGGGATGAGATTTCTCCAGATAGCCTCAAGATATTTGTGGAGCTTGCTGAAAGGTGCTTAGAGGACGAACCGAACAACCGGCCAACGATGTCCCAAGTTGTGCAGCAGCTTGAGCTTGCACTTGAGCAACAGGAAAGCAAACGAATTTTGGCTTCGAATGAGACATCAAGTTCATATGAAGAAACTGGACAATCAGCTGACTCAGGGCAGTCATCAGTGTCCAATATAGAACTGCAAATTCTCACATGCACCCCGAAAGGGCAAACTAGCCACCAGGTGGCTGATACTAAGGTATCAAGATTTTGGTCGCGGAATAGAAGTAATTCATCCAGGGAAACTGAACTATTACTATCAG AAATCAGAGAAGCAAATCTAAAAGTGACAGTATTTGATTGGCATACACTTTCAGTTGCTACTAATCGTTTCTCCTCCTCAAATGAAGTTGGAAAGGGTGGATTTGGTCATGTTTACAAG GGTGTGCTACCTACAGGACAAGTAGTTGCCGTGAAAAGGCATTCGACATCTCCTGCGCAATCACTCAAGGAGTTCAAAAATGAAATTCTTTTGCTTCCCAATCTTCACCATCAAAACGTTATCAAACTACTTGGCTACTGCATTCATGGCAGAGAGTCACTCCTTGTATATGAGTTCATGGAAAACATAAGTCTAGATACATTTATAG GTGACAAGAAACGGCAACACTTTCCATGGCCAGTACGGTTCAACATCATAAAGGGGATAGCTCGAGGACTTGTTTATCTACATCAAGGTTCTAGATTCAGAGTCATTCACGGAGATCCCAAATCAAGCAACATTTTACTGGACCATGAGATGGTTCCTAAAATTTCAGACTTTGGCTTTTCTATGAAATTGTTAGAACATGACTCCGAACTAGAAACAGGAATAGCTGCAGGTACCAA ATTCTATATATCTCCAGAGCGTTTAAAACACGGCAAAGTTTCAGTTAAATCAGATGTTTACAGCTTCGGAGTTGTGATACTGGAGATTGTGAGTGGGCACACAGCATGGAGATCTTATACGCTAAGCAAGATGAACATTCATGACTAT GCACGGAAACTGCGAAGTGATGGGAAAGTGCTAGACCTGGTAGATGGCTCACTTGGTGGGGAATTTCCAGCCGATGAAGCACTGAGGTGCATTCGAGTTGGTTTGCGGTGcaccttagagcatccacacGACCGACCAAGCATGCGTAGTGTGCTCAAAATGTTGGAGAAAGAGGCCCTCTGA
- the LOC130989696 gene encoding receptor-like protein kinase FERONIA isoform X3 — protein MIINTNTMNGNMNLCQLSLATLYLCLLITITVVTSNPTYFTVGISINCGSSKTSAARSGKEWQGDIQPRFSASLQLKGSSMISTVIHKLTSADPVPHKTARLSRSQFSYLFQVNPGQKIIRLHFNSATYRGFEGIVDLFSVEAGPFTLLSDFSASLTADALGLDTFVKEFSVNIQENQHLIISFSPKSSQTLDTYAFINGIEIIGGYGVLASSNPLPPAQVSPSQIIRAFLASLVRRNATAAIVITIVSLLSIIVHKLREIWEDSSTEEENKPSPKAARFCRRFSLAEIQQATRYFCKERLIGRGGFGNVYRGLIDEGQTTVAIKKLNPNSMQGAREFLTEIETLSELRHVNLVSLIGYCNEHGEMILVYDYMAGGTLGNHIYKPSRKRRHISSLTWKQRLNICIGAGRGLDYLHTGHGVIHRDVKASNILLDEDLVAKVSDFGLAKPEDGRKLQTHVSTNVKGTRGYLDPHYFHTRKLTRKSDTYAFGVVLFEVLCGRPAVDLGVTEDEQILSMWAQDKNSKGEVDQIVDLNLRDEISPDSLKIFVELAERCLEDEPNNRPTMSQVVQQLELALEQQESKRILASNETSSSYEETGQSADSGQSSVSNIELQILTCTPKGQTSHQVADTKVSRFWSRNRSNSSRETELLLSEIREANLKVTVFDWHTLSVATNRFSSSNEVGKGGFGHVYKGVLPTGQVVAVKRHSTSPAQSLKEFKNEILLLPNLHHQNVIKLLGYCIHGRESLLVYEFMENISLDTFIGDKKRQHFPWPVRFNIIKGIARGLVYLHQGSRFRVIHGDPKSSNILLDHEMVPKISDFGFSMKLLEHDSELETGIAAGTN, from the exons ATGATTATCAACACCAACACCATGAATGGTAACATGAATCTGTGCCAACTCTCACTTGCTACACTATATCTCTGCTTGCTCATCACAATCACCGTCGTAACTAGTAATCCGACTTACTTCACAGTCGGCATCTCCATCAATTGTGGCTCATCTAAAACTTCTGCAGCACGCAGCGGAAAGGAATGGCAAGGAGATATACAACCAAGATTCTCTGCCTCGCTGCAGTTAAAGGGCTCATCAATGATTTCCACTGTCATCCATAAGTTGACCTCTGCAGATCCTGTTCCCCACAAGACAGCCCGGCTCTCGCGTTCCCAGTTCTCCTACCTGTTTCAAGTCAACCCAGGACAGAAAATTATCCGCCTTCACTTCAATTCCGCTACATATAGAGGCTTTGAAGGGATAGTCGACTTATTCTCCGTTGAAGCCGGTCCCTTTACCTTGCTGAGTGACTTTAGCGCTTCGCTCACTGCTGATGCTCTTGGATTGGATACCTTTGTGAAGGAGTTTTCTGTAAACATACAAGAAAACCAACACCTCATCATAAGCTTCTCTCCCAAAAGTAGTCAAACATTAGATACGTACGCCTTCATAAATGGCATCGAGATTATAGGTGGCTATGGGGTCCTGGCTAGTTCAAATCCCCTGCCTCCTGCTCAGGTTTCACCATCCCAGATAATCCGAGCTTTCCTTGCATCTCTTGTTCGTAGAAATGCAACTGCAGCTATAGTAATAACAATAGTATCTTTATTAAGTATCATTGTTCACAAGCTTAGAGAAATCTGGGAAGATAGCAGCACTGAGGAAGAAAACAAACCATCACCCAAGGCTGCACGATTCTGCCGTCGTTTTTCTCTAGCTGAGATCCAACAGGCAACCAGATATTTCTGCAAGGAGCGTTTAATTGGAAGGGGTGGGTTTGGTAATGTCTACAGAGGCCTCATTGATGAAGGCCAAACGACTGTCGCTATTAAGAAGTTAAATCCAAACTCTATGCAGGGGGCACGTGAGTTTTTGACAGAAATTGAAACACTTTCTGAGTTGCGACATGTTAATCTAGTTTCTCTGATAGGCTACTGCAATGAGCATGGGGAAATGATTCTCGTTTATGATTATATGGCTGGTGGGACACTGGGGAATCACATCTACAAACCTTCAAGGAAAAGACGCCACATTTCTTCTCTCACGTGGAAACAACGCCTTAATATCTGCATTGGGGCCGGTCGGGGGTTAGACTATCTCCACACGGGCCATGGAGTGATACATCGCGATGTAAAAGCTTCAAACATCCTTCTGGATGAAGACTTGGTAGCTAAAGTTTCTGATTTTGGTCTGGCAAAACCTGAGGATGGAAGAAAGTTACAAACTCATGTTAGCACAAATGTTAAAGGCACGAGGGGTTATTTAGACCCACATTATTTCCACACTCGTAAACTAACAAGGAAAAGTGACACGTACGCGTTTGGGGTAGTGTTGTTTGAAGTATTGTGTGGGAGACCAGCAGTGGATTTAGGGGTAACAGAGGACGAGCAGATTTTGAGCATGTGGGCTCAAGATAAGAACAGCAAGGGAGAAGTTGATCAGATTGTAGATTTGAACTTGAGGGATGAGATTTCTCCAGATAGCCTCAAGATATTTGTGGAGCTTGCTGAAAGGTGCTTAGAGGACGAACCGAACAACCGGCCAACGATGTCCCAAGTTGTGCAGCAGCTTGAGCTTGCACTTGAGCAACAGGAAAGCAAACGAATTTTGGCTTCGAATGAGACATCAAGTTCATATGAAGAAACTGGACAATCAGCTGACTCAGGGCAGTCATCAGTGTCCAATATAGAACTGCAAATTCTCACATGCACCCCGAAAGGGCAAACTAGCCACCAGGTGGCTGATACTAAGGTATCAAGATTTTGGTCGCGGAATAGAAGTAATTCATCCAGGGAAACTGAACTATTACTATCAG AAATCAGAGAAGCAAATCTAAAAGTGACAGTATTTGATTGGCATACACTTTCAGTTGCTACTAATCGTTTCTCCTCCTCAAATGAAGTTGGAAAGGGTGGATTTGGTCATGTTTACAAG GGTGTGCTACCTACAGGACAAGTAGTTGCCGTGAAAAGGCATTCGACATCTCCTGCGCAATCACTCAAGGAGTTCAAAAATGAAATTCTTTTGCTTCCCAATCTTCACCATCAAAACGTTATCAAACTACTTGGCTACTGCATTCATGGCAGAGAGTCACTCCTTGTATATGAGTTCATGGAAAACATAAGTCTAGATACATTTATAG GTGACAAGAAACGGCAACACTTTCCATGGCCAGTACGGTTCAACATCATAAAGGGGATAGCTCGAGGACTTGTTTATCTACATCAAGGTTCTAGATTCAGAGTCATTCACGGAGATCCCAAATCAAGCAACATTTTACTGGACCATGAGATGGTTCCTAAAATTTCAGACTTTGGCTTTTCTATGAAATTGTTAGAACATGACTCCGAACTAGAAACAGGAATAGCTGCAGGTACCAA TTAA